AAACCTTCTTTACTCTTCagttaacacagacacacactccctcccttcctgtctccctctatcccacaaacacacacacactgcttccaACTTTTAAAACGTTAGTCTTTcagttttaaatattttttttgtttatccTCTTGTGTTTCTTGTGAGGTAAATATTTCATTGTTTATTCGTTTTTTTCTGTGAGGCACATTGTTTTGCATTCATATCtgaaatgtgctatataaataaagCTTTATTTGATTAGGCACCTAACCAAATTTAAGGAGCACCAGAAAGAGAGATGTATTGATATAGTTTAGGCttgcattaggcctatatgaatcttACCTTTGAAACACATCTCATGAGTAGCAGACCCTTTTCCTTTCTTCCTGTGTCAATCAAATTTGCCTAGACCTACCAGGTTACCAAGTTGTTCGCTAgctaggtaacatgactgaacaacgtTGTTTATCAAACCAATAATTAgcgagaagcaggtgagtgagggcaggtagggtatGTGGCTGGCTGGTTATAGCTGCCACACGTGATATGCGCATGAAAGTGAAGTAGATATTATGGGACCTGCGCATACAAGAGACTAGTGGCTGTTGCTTAAATGTAGCTGACTTTATAAACATTTTATTACAGGCGCCAGCAGGTTCTTTAGATTAGTAGGGCACGAAAATTTGGTTGTATCATATGAAACGATACTACGGTATTCTAAAATGTTGTTATTATGATGTTTTGGTACCATGATATTACCATGGTACCGGTGTACCGTGCAACACTACTGTCCATATAGGCCATTTCCCACAAGTGTAAAAGGCTAAACAGCGATACCAACATATTCACAATTATATCTCATGTACGTCATACAGTTTAGTCTCCTTATCTATGTTATCTTGTTTTCTCTCCAGACATCCTACCTGACATGGGGTGTCCTACAGGAGAGGGTGATGACACGCTCGTATGGGGCCTCCACCCCCGAGGAGGAGGGCGAGCGCTTCAAGGACTCCCAGTTCCTGGTGTTCATGAACCGCATCCTGGCGCTGACTGTGTCTGGCCTGTGGTGTCTCCTGTTCAAGCAGCCTCGCCACGGTGCGCCCATGTATAAATACTCGTTCGCCTCGCTCTCCAACGTCCTCAGCAGCTGGTGCCAGTACGAGGCCCTCAAGTACATCAGCTTCCCCACCCAGGTGCTGGCTAAGGCCTCTAAAGTGATCCCTGTCATGCTAATGGGTAAGATTGTGTCGCACAAGAGCTACGAGTACTGGGAGTACCTGACGGCGGCTCTAATCTCTCTGGGCGTCAGCATGTTCTTGTTGACGAGTACGACCGGTAAGCACCCGTCTACGGTCACAACGTTCAGCGGCGTGGTCATCTTGGTCGGCTACATCGTCTTCGACAGCTTCACGTCCAACTGGCAGGACAACCTGTTCAAGTGCAAGATGTCGTCGGTACAGATGATGTTCGGCGTCAACCTCTTCTCCTGCCTCTTCACCGTTGGCTCGCTGCTGGAACAGGGCGCCTTCTTCGACTCGCTGGCCTTCATGACGCGACATTCGGAGT
This region of Salvelinus alpinus chromosome 8, SLU_Salpinus.1, whole genome shotgun sequence genomic DNA includes:
- the LOC139583212 gene encoding adenosine 3'-phospho 5'-phosphosulfate transporter 1-like; the protein is MPSFLWRLWPGLVLILPSTLAADKESSLLQDWHDVWLFRFFLNVLGYATIIIPGYFLIGYFKRINYLETGRGICYPVIKACVFGSESKTGLLDDVSIAPRNDADSGSSARQAFKLVFCAAGLQTSYLTWGVLQERVMTRSYGASTPEEEGERFKDSQFLVFMNRILALTVSGLWCLLFKQPRHGAPMYKYSFASLSNVLSSWCQYEALKYISFPTQVLAKASKVIPVMLMGKIVSHKSYEYWEYLTAALISLGVSMFLLTSTTGKHPSTVTTFSGVVILVGYIVFDSFTSNWQDNLFKCKMSSVQMMFGVNLFSCLFTVGSLLEQGAFFDSLAFMTRHSEFAFHAVLLSVCSACGQLFIFYTIAQFGAAIFTIIMTLRQAIAILLSCFLYGHAVTMVGGFGMAVVFLALFLRVYARIRMKAGRRAPQPQVQKV